One genomic window of Roseateles sp. DAIF2 includes the following:
- a CDS encoding YqaA family protein, which produces MEAWLQELINALLDRLALPQLGLPAVFIVALVSATLLPLGSEPAVFGLVKLNPELFWPAVLVATAGNTLGGAISWWMGYGAERLYERAAHHPPRERRVLTWLQRFGAKACLLSWLPLVGDPLCALAGWLRLPFWPCVLYMAIGKFARYLCMTALLLWVFPNP; this is translated from the coding sequence ATGGAGGCCTGGCTGCAAGAGTTGATTAACGCGCTGCTGGACCGGCTGGCGCTGCCGCAGCTGGGGCTGCCGGCCGTCTTCATCGTCGCGCTGGTGTCGGCCACCCTGCTGCCGCTCGGTTCGGAGCCGGCGGTGTTCGGCCTGGTCAAGCTGAACCCGGAGCTGTTCTGGCCGGCGGTGCTGGTGGCGACCGCCGGCAACACCCTCGGCGGCGCGATCAGCTGGTGGATGGGCTATGGCGCCGAGCGCCTGTACGAGCGCGCCGCCCATCATCCGCCGCGCGAGCGCCGGGTACTGACCTGGCTGCAGCGCTTCGGCGCCAAGGCCTGCCTGCTGAGCTGGCTGCCGCTGGTCGGCGATCCGCTGTGCGCGCTGGCCGGCTGGCTACGGCTGCCCTTCTGGCCCTGCGTGCTCTACATGGCGATCGGCAAGTTCGCCCGCTATCTGTGCATGACGGCGCTGCTGCTGTGGGTCTTTCCGAATCCCTGA
- a CDS encoding ABC transporter substrate-binding protein gives MLPSLPLWRPGKTWRRLLCCALAGAGLLGASAARAQEGGAAACKQLIASGNPQYPPYLWRDTEDESRLVGANAEMLTWLSKELGLPIEARYIGPWGRVQEEARAGRIDLIAGAFFTLPRTEYMDYFHPPFRETRSVVWVREGSRLNYRRWADLAPLQGITVINNSFGEEFDRYAREHLKLAQVASLEQALQMLQRSRADYLVYEDSPAAAYQARLNIGDLKALTPPVANENLHLTLSHRSACNTPELRGRIARAMYKLARQGLMQAWVDKHIQLWKRQSP, from the coding sequence ATGCTGCCATCCCTGCCCTTGTGGCGCCCGGGCAAGACCTGGCGCCGTCTGCTGTGCTGCGCGCTGGCCGGCGCCGGCCTGCTGGGCGCGTCCGCCGCGCGCGCGCAGGAGGGCGGTGCTGCCGCCTGCAAGCAACTGATCGCCTCCGGCAATCCGCAATACCCGCCCTATCTGTGGCGCGACACCGAGGACGAGAGCCGCCTGGTCGGTGCCAATGCCGAGATGCTGACCTGGCTGTCCAAGGAACTCGGCCTGCCGATCGAGGCGCGCTACATCGGTCCCTGGGGCCGGGTGCAGGAGGAGGCGCGCGCCGGCCGCATCGACCTGATCGCCGGCGCCTTCTTCACCCTGCCGCGCACCGAGTACATGGACTATTTCCATCCGCCCTTTCGCGAGACGCGCTCGGTCGTCTGGGTGCGCGAGGGCAGCCGGCTCAACTACCGGCGCTGGGCCGATCTGGCGCCGCTGCAGGGCATCACCGTGATCAACAACAGCTTCGGCGAGGAGTTCGATCGCTACGCCCGCGAGCACCTGAAGCTGGCCCAGGTGGCCAGCCTGGAGCAGGCGCTGCAGATGCTGCAGCGCTCGCGCGCCGACTACCTGGTCTACGAGGACAGCCCGGCCGCCGCCTACCAGGCGCGGCTGAACATCGGCGACCTGAAGGCCCTGACCCCGCCGGTCGCCAACGAGAACCTGCACCTGACCCTGTCGCACCGCTCGGCCTGCAACACACCCGAGCTGCGCGGCCGCATCGCCCGCGCGATGTACAAGCTGGCGCGCCAGGGCCTGATGCAGGCCTGGGTCGACAAGCACATCCAGCTCTGGAAACGCCAGAGCCCCTGA
- the dusB gene encoding tRNA dihydrouridine synthase DusB — MFIGPHELPNRLFVAPMAGVTDRPFRQLCKRLGAGYAVSEMVTSRKDLWNSLKTSRRANHEGETAPIAVQIAGTEAAMMAEATAYNIERGAQIIDINMGCPAKKVCNKWAGSALMQDEPLALAIVAAVVEAARPYKVPVTLKMRTGWCAAEKNAVALARGAQELGIAMVTVHGRTREQGYKGQAEYDTIRAVKAALSIPVVANGDIDSPFKAREVLERTGADAIMVGRAAQGRPWIFREIAHFLATGEELPAPPVAQARDWLLEHLDDHYGLYGALTGMRTARKHIGWAVRALPGGEDFRQRMNRLESCEAQVAALREFFDALADHHERLPYLDLVAANDEDQEEDVTAA; from the coding sequence ATGTTCATCGGCCCCCATGAGCTGCCGAACCGCTTGTTCGTGGCGCCGATGGCCGGCGTCACCGATCGGCCGTTCCGCCAGCTGTGCAAACGCCTGGGTGCCGGCTACGCGGTCTCCGAGATGGTGACCTCGCGCAAGGACCTGTGGAACAGCCTGAAGACCTCGCGCCGCGCCAACCATGAGGGTGAGACCGCGCCGATCGCGGTGCAGATCGCCGGCACCGAGGCCGCGATGATGGCCGAGGCCACCGCCTACAACATCGAGCGCGGCGCCCAGATCATCGACATCAACATGGGCTGCCCGGCCAAGAAGGTCTGCAACAAATGGGCCGGCTCGGCCCTGATGCAGGACGAGCCGCTGGCCCTGGCCATCGTCGCCGCGGTGGTCGAGGCGGCGCGCCCCTACAAGGTGCCGGTCACGCTGAAGATGCGCACCGGCTGGTGCGCGGCCGAGAAGAACGCGGTGGCGCTGGCGCGTGGCGCGCAGGAGCTCGGTATCGCGATGGTCACCGTGCATGGCCGCACCCGCGAGCAGGGCTACAAGGGCCAGGCCGAATACGACACGATCAGGGCGGTCAAGGCCGCACTGAGCATCCCGGTGGTCGCCAACGGCGACATCGACTCGCCGTTCAAGGCCCGGGAGGTGCTGGAGCGCACCGGCGCCGACGCGATCATGGTCGGCCGCGCGGCCCAGGGCCGGCCCTGGATCTTCCGCGAGATCGCCCATTTCCTCGCCACCGGCGAGGAGCTGCCGGCGCCGCCGGTCGCGCAGGCGCGCGACTGGCTGCTGGAGCATCTGGACGACCATTACGGCCTGTATGGCGCCCTGACCGGCATGCGCACCGCGCGCAAGCATATCGGCTGGGCCGTGCGCGCCCTGCCGGGCGGCGAAGACTTCCGCCAGCGCATGAACCGGCTGGAAAGCTGCGAAGCCCAGGTGGCCGCGCTGCGCGAGTTCTTTGACGCCCTGGCCGACCACCACGAGCGGCTGCCCTACCTGGACCTGGTGGCGGCCAATGACGAAGACCAAGAAGAAGACGTGACGGCAGCATGA
- a CDS encoding helix-turn-helix domain-containing protein translates to MTPKPIDTVVRENLEAYFHDLDGEEPHSMHEMLIKLVEKPLLEMVMQRTGGNQSKAADWLGINRNTLRRKLTDHKLL, encoded by the coding sequence ATGACGCCCAAGCCCATCGATACCGTGGTTCGCGAGAACCTCGAAGCCTATTTCCACGACCTGGACGGCGAGGAGCCGCACTCGATGCACGAGATGCTGATCAAGCTGGTCGAGAAGCCCCTGCTCGAGATGGTTATGCAGCGCACCGGCGGCAACCAGAGCAAGGCCGCCGACTGGCTGGGCATCAACCGCAACACCCTGCGCCGCAAGCTCACCGACCACAAGCTGCTGTAG
- the purH gene encoding bifunctional phosphoribosylaminoimidazolecarboxamide formyltransferase/IMP cyclohydrolase → MSQLTALISVSDKTGILEFAQALHGLGVKLLSTGGTAKLLLEAGLPVTEVAQHTGFPEMLDGRVKTLHPKIHGGLLARRDLPEHVAAIQAHGIATIDILAVNLYPFEATVAKPGCTLEDAIENIDIGGPAMVRSAAKNWKDVTVLTDASQYAGVLAELKSAGKTSDKTRFACSVAAFNRIAQYDAAISNYLSAINEDGSHNAFPGQMNSSFVKVQDLRYGENSHQSAALYRDLYPAPGSLVTGKQLQGKELSYNNIADADAAWECVKSFEAPACVIVKHANPCGVAVAATAAEAYAKAFKTDPTSAFGGIIAFNRVVDKAAAELVVKQFVEVLMAPGFTEEAKAVFAPKVNVRLLQIELPAAGGKTPWEQGRNAQDSKRVGSGILIQSADNHFLQKSDLKVVTTLQPSAQQLDDLMFAWTVAQYVKSNAIVFCGGGMTLGVGAGQMSRVDSTKIAAIKAANAGLALQGSAVASDAFFPFRDGLDVLADAGASCVIQPGGSMRDEEVIAAANERGIAMVFTGIRHFRH, encoded by the coding sequence ATGAGCCAACTCACCGCCCTGATCTCCGTGTCCGACAAGACCGGCATTCTTGAATTCGCCCAGGCCCTGCACGGCCTCGGCGTCAAGCTGTTGTCCACCGGAGGGACCGCCAAGCTGCTGCTTGAGGCCGGCCTGCCGGTGACCGAAGTCGCCCAGCACACCGGCTTCCCCGAGATGCTGGACGGCCGCGTCAAGACCCTGCACCCGAAGATCCACGGCGGCCTGCTGGCGCGTCGCGACCTGCCCGAGCATGTCGCCGCGATCCAAGCGCATGGCATCGCGACGATCGACATCCTGGCGGTGAACCTCTATCCGTTCGAGGCCACCGTCGCCAAGCCCGGCTGCACGCTGGAAGACGCGATCGAGAACATCGACATCGGCGGCCCGGCGATGGTGCGCAGCGCCGCCAAGAACTGGAAGGACGTCACCGTGCTGACCGACGCTTCGCAGTACGCCGGCGTGCTGGCCGAGCTGAAGAGCGCCGGCAAGACCAGCGACAAGACCCGCTTCGCCTGCTCGGTGGCCGCCTTCAACCGCATCGCCCAGTACGACGCCGCGATCAGCAACTACCTGAGCGCGATCAACGAGGACGGCTCGCACAACGCCTTCCCCGGCCAGATGAACAGCAGCTTCGTCAAGGTGCAGGACCTGCGCTACGGCGAGAACAGCCACCAGAGCGCCGCGCTCTACCGCGACCTCTACCCCGCCCCCGGCTCCCTGGTGACGGGCAAGCAGCTGCAGGGCAAGGAGCTGAGCTACAACAACATCGCCGATGCCGACGCGGCCTGGGAATGCGTGAAGTCGTTTGAAGCGCCTGCCTGCGTGATCGTCAAGCATGCCAACCCCTGCGGCGTGGCCGTCGCGGCGACGGCTGCCGAGGCCTATGCCAAGGCCTTCAAGACCGACCCGACCAGCGCCTTCGGCGGCATCATTGCCTTCAACCGCGTGGTGGACAAGGCAGCCGCCGAACTGGTGGTCAAGCAGTTCGTCGAGGTGCTGATGGCGCCCGGCTTCACCGAGGAGGCCAAGGCCGTCTTCGCGCCCAAGGTCAATGTGCGCCTGCTGCAGATCGAATTGCCCGCCGCCGGCGGCAAGACGCCCTGGGAACAGGGCCGCAACGCGCAGGACAGCAAGCGCGTCGGCTCCGGCATCCTGATCCAGAGCGCCGACAACCATTTCCTGCAGAAGTCCGACCTGAAGGTCGTCACCACCCTGCAGCCGAGCGCGCAGCAGCTCGATGACCTGATGTTCGCCTGGACCGTCGCACAGTACGTCAAGAGCAACGCCATCGTGTTCTGCGGCGGCGGCATGACCCTGGGCGTCGGCGCCGGCCAGATGAGCCGCGTGGACTCGACCAAGATCGCCGCGATCAAGGCCGCCAACGCCGGCCTGGCCCTGCAGGGCTCGGCCGTCGCCAGTGACGCCTTCTTCCCCTTCCGCGACGGCCTGGACGTGCTGGCCGACGCCGGCGCCAGCTGCGTGATCCAGCCGGGCGGCTCGATGCGCGATGAGGAAGTGATTGCCGCCGCCAATGAGCGCGGCATCGCGATGGTCTTCACCGGCATCCGTCACTTCCGCCACTGA
- a CDS encoding coniferyl aldehyde dehydrogenase translates to MDQSLQERLHLVLEQQRAAFERERLPSLAQRRDRLRRLLAMTRQHGEALAAAMAQDFGHRARQESLLADIFTVESGARHAIRHLPRWMAVKRAPTALHFLPGRNRLMPQPLGVVGIVSPWNYPYNLAMNPALAALAAGNRVMIKPSELTPLTSALMARIVAEHFAPDEMTVLVGDAELGRAFSALPFDHLFFTGSTAVGRLVAQAAAQHLTPVTLELGGKSPVVVDRSADLALTAERLAFGKLLNAGQTCVAPDYVLAPRELVRPLAQALQAAMRRLYPRIAGNPDYTAIATPRHHARLRGLLDDARARGATLLSAHDEPPPADRRLLPTLLLDVNEQMAVMREEIFGPLLPILPYEQPAEAIAYINRHDRPLALYWFGRDATARDYLLRETHAGGVTVNDCIWHLGQEEQPFGGIGASGMGSYHGVWGFNRFSHLKPVFHQPRLAGTKLFHPPYGRTFERLLGLLKKIA, encoded by the coding sequence ATGGACCAGTCCCTGCAAGAACGCCTGCACCTGGTGCTGGAACAACAGCGCGCCGCCTTCGAACGCGAGCGCCTGCCCAGCCTGGCCCAGCGGCGCGACCGCCTGCGGCGCCTGCTGGCGATGACGCGCCAGCATGGCGAGGCGCTGGCCGCCGCGATGGCGCAGGACTTCGGCCATCGCGCGCGCCAGGAAAGTCTGCTGGCCGACATCTTCACCGTCGAGTCCGGCGCGCGCCACGCGATCCGCCATCTGCCGCGCTGGATGGCCGTCAAGCGCGCGCCGACCGCGCTGCATTTCCTGCCCGGCCGCAACCGCCTGATGCCCCAGCCGCTGGGCGTCGTGGGCATCGTCTCGCCCTGGAACTATCCCTACAACCTGGCGATGAACCCGGCGCTGGCGGCGCTGGCCGCCGGCAACCGGGTGATGATCAAGCCCTCGGAGCTGACGCCCCTCACCTCGGCGTTGATGGCGCGCATCGTTGCCGAGCATTTCGCGCCCGACGAGATGACCGTGCTGGTCGGCGACGCCGAGCTGGGCCGCGCCTTCAGCGCCCTGCCCTTCGACCATCTGTTCTTCACCGGCTCCACCGCGGTGGGCCGCCTGGTGGCCCAGGCCGCCGCGCAACACCTGACCCCGGTCACCCTGGAGCTGGGCGGCAAGTCGCCGGTGGTGGTGGACCGCAGCGCCGACCTGGCGCTGACCGCCGAGCGCCTGGCCTTCGGCAAGCTGCTGAACGCCGGCCAGACCTGCGTCGCGCCCGACTATGTGCTGGCGCCGCGCGAGCTGGTGCGGCCGCTGGCCCAGGCGCTGCAGGCCGCGATGCGGCGCCTGTATCCGCGCATCGCCGGCAATCCCGACTACACCGCGATCGCGACGCCGCGCCACCATGCGCGCCTGCGGGGCCTGCTGGACGATGCCCGCGCGCGCGGCGCCACCCTGCTGAGCGCGCACGACGAGCCGCCGCCCGCCGACCGCCGCCTGCTGCCGACCCTGCTGCTGGACGTGAACGAGCAGATGGCCGTGATGCGCGAGGAGATCTTCGGCCCGCTGCTGCCCATCCTGCCCTACGAGCAGCCGGCCGAGGCGATCGCATACATCAACCGCCATGACCGGCCGCTGGCGCTGTACTGGTTCGGCCGCGACGCCACGGCGCGCGACTATCTGCTGCGCGAGACCCATGCCGGCGGCGTCACCGTCAACGACTGCATCTGGCATCTGGGCCAGGAGGAACAGCCCTTCGGCGGCATCGGCGCCAGCGGCATGGGGAGCTATCACGGCGTCTGGGGCTTCAACCGCTTCAGCCATCTGAAGCCGGTGTTCCACCAGCCGCGCCTGGCCGGCACGAAGCTGTTCCACCCGCCCTATGGCCGGACCTTCGAGCGCCTGTTGGGCCTGCTGAAGAAGATCGCCTGA